In Montipora capricornis isolate CH-2021 chromosome 4, ASM3666992v2, whole genome shotgun sequence, a single genomic region encodes these proteins:
- the LOC138047375 gene encoding tetratricopeptide repeat protein 28-like isoform X2 has protein sequence MYKTVVPTTNQARSSLEKARLAGDACSRGEFERAVELYTEAISLDPQNQVFYGNRSAAFIKTREFQRALEDGKVAERLQPGWYKAYYRQGVALQCLGRHADALGAFASALAQDDKSPQLLTSLTEAAMKSPLRAALEPTYNQLNKMKLDKSPFVMISVIGQELLSVGYVTAAVDCLEAALKVGTCGLRLRGSVISALSTAYWKIGNIKKAMEYMKQDLETAQSLNDKAGVCRAHGNLGGAYYSQRMYKEAIEHQKAQLAISMNVKDRKTSATALSSLGHTYVSVADYSNALASHKQSCQIYKELRDKQGEARELGNIGAVHVLLSDSDNAIRCHQEHLKIAVELGDQTEEGRAYSNLGSAFHYKRDFEKAIQYHRKVLDAAKKTKDSFMEARAYAGLGHAMRCKGDTEQAKTFHEYQLALAMKLKDRATEGRALSNLGIIFQQKGNYGQALKLHKKHLAICKELGDRAGQGQAYGNMGCAYSACARYDQAIKFHKQELLISKEVNDRPSEACTQGNLAVAYQAIGSLDKSLTHYQQHLAISQELGDQSNEAIALSNLGNFYSSCGNFSKAIPYYENFLSICRHLRDRLGECKACHNLGYAHYSLGNYLDAVPYYERNVTMAKDLEDRSSLGHAYCNLGLVYSALGKQDKALECQKEFLTVSQEALNVQGEFKACGNIGDIHVALGNTDQGIRFFQEQLQVAKKAQVLSLESEARGALGSAHKTAGNLEKALASFETELQLRRRVNDSLGICRALSNLGAIHVGMQRYKEAFACYSQQLSLANELDDCIMQAEACGNLGITKINSHDYQEALGFFEQQIATLEQVAGAVLESGRAYGNLGDCYHMLSDHEEAVKCYEKYLAAAQQLDSATDQDKAYRGLGNAHRTMGNLQQALVCFEKRLVVAHELADFRSKGTAYCELGNMHKILGNYEQALACFEQQLSLAKQRNDLINEGDALCGLGVVNQRMGEYEKALKLHEEEMAVADKQNNIERKGRASYHLGMTHEILGNYEQAVVYQEQHLKIASDINDQGAKAQAYSSLGRIHHALDNYTQAISYLKQGLAIVKTLGRNEDEARIHHRLGLSYLADNQLEIAQDHLYRAADLLEKLREEGIHTGEYKMSLYELQAATYQVLQRVLVSQGFHGDALAVAERSRTRDFIGLLQERQGSNRLENGISKYLENPLTSPEHITDFVKSQKCSVLYYSIAAGHLYSWLITPRKGIVKFHDTLLSDGDHDNEIAIDLDQSASAGYSPGSTLLDSYITQVRDALGVEPHLNLSRTASLSDSETEEAWERGSILSTGASPQSYISADEDETISLSSLSLGSSFRSSSRMNFWSKKNVRKLNGVRTSNKKLGWSGKPPLRALYELLIAPMEDALPASSSFEGEDSELALVLQGDLYLVPFPVLKGSLSKEYLFRRFRLIVVPSLQSLATNGKVMSSRRSGLDASSIMVIGNPKVPTNFGQWESNPSAEHEAKIVAELFNTKPLLSNLATKSEVVQRLPKAECVHFATHVSWKLSSLILASQNNDQRFSTPAGSPEGASLDILGDVTSQEAPALSEFLLTASDILDQKLSAKLVVIGAAHNHSSPNRITSDGVIALTRSFLSAGAQCVLISLWPVPDLACKLLLKAFYGSLLQGMLASQALCQAMQVVQATKQFSHPSNWAGFMLVGGDSALTNKEALMSGAISKLLDNPGNCRDALKVLVHLVDKAQQRIRQGQRSSMYTADASIDAKVKGANGWRELLKLIGFRFQKASNGIPDSVFFPSVTSGVADKLAAASNHLHALLGLSPTTLQALSKLVNAHAVNTALVSLFSHVLSCFAQGMNNVQVPLKLKLWRTIGCHELLASLGFDLIGVGKDEVMLRSGKANSRRAVQCTVQALCALTDSENPAEKEDPTFKLTKVHSASTIISSLSLISASMESDLDNRTRDSEGSTQDITKNSSVRSKTSITSRPVKSEAHLSSEASLPVSVPDPERKTVPARGLSKAQALPFSSANKHSNFNGHVRTNKRSPSVSAITDHSRTTSVADPSDSDIDSYSDIVGKRRSLKDSDSHNFVDLKRGDSKQNARELVENTNVRSWASNPNPNGSFVSRVKDKQDTVIENPARVGKQISRTFEPSTSVGKSLPNLLSINGNGLARNNVPYVVRRPRRTRSESQDPVVHNGSRSSPNGRSKSVPRPRENGSSDEEEVEHAHGKGPKRSNSDLRGKHVIIGRERNNQNGPQLLRVSSVDSPVRDESLRTKPALTKANDAKVNHAEQLAAEMQQGRMNGKTQSFQRFRNDSLSSQDSTDNETRQSAAEMAAAALMNGDVTPAAIKAQTKKGNPQSLKMTATIAGNRKLRREHLANIAHLQSSSC, from the exons GCCTACTATCGACAAGGCGTGGCCTTGCAATGCCTGGGGCGACATGCCGACGCCCTCGGAGCTTTTGCCTCTGCGCTTGCGCAGGATGACAAGAGTCCCCAACTGCTGACCTCTCTGACTGAGGCCGCCATGAAGTCCCCATTGAGAG CCGCCTTGGAGCCAACTTACAACCAGCTGAACAAAATGAAACTTGACAAGAGCCCTTTTGTAATGATCTCTGTGATTGGACAAGAGCTGTTGTCAGTCGGTTACGTAACAGCTGCTGTTGATTGTCTTGAGGCTGCTCTGAAGGTCGGAACATGTGGCTTGCGCCTCAGGGGATCCGTCATATCGGCGCTAAGTACGGCGTACTGGAAGATCGGAAATATAAAGAAAGCCATGGAATACATGAAACAGGACTTAGAAACGGCGCAATCGTTAAATGACAAAGCGGGAGTGTGTCGAGCGCATGGCAACCTCGGCGGAGCGTATTACTCCCAGCGTATGTACAAAGAAGCGATTGAGCATCAAAAGGCTCAGTTGGCAATttcaatgaatgtgaaagaccGTAAAACATCCGCAACAGCACTGAGTTCGTTAGGACACACCTATGTGTCAGTAGCTGATTATTCCAACGCGTTGGCAAGCCACAAGCAGTCTTGTCAGATTTACAAGGAGTTGAGAGACAAACAAGGTGAAGCCAGAGAGCTTGGCAACATTGGAGCGGTGCACGTGCTACTATCGGATTCCGACAACGCAATCAGGTGCCACCAGGAACATTTGAAAATTGCTGTCGAGTTAGGAGATCAAACAGAAGAAGGGCGCGCTTATAGCAATTTGGGAAGCGCGTTTCATTACAAGAGGGATTTCGAGAAAGCCATTCAGTACCACAGGAAGGTGTTGGATGCGGCGAAGAAAACGAAGGATTCATTTATGGAGGCACGTGCGTATGCAGGTCTTGGGCATGCGATGAGGTGCAAGGGGGATACAGAGCAGGCAAAGACCTTTCATGAATATCAGCTGGCTTTAGCAATGAAGCTCAAAGACCGGGCCACGGAAGGGCGCGCTCTCTCCAATCTAGGAATTATTTTCCAACAGAAAGGGAATTATGGACAAGCCTTAAAACTGCACAAGAAACACTTAGCGATTTGTAAAGAGCTGGGGGACCGAGCAGGCCAAGGACAAGCCTATGGGAACATGGGATGCGCTTACAGTGCATGCGCGAGGTATGATCAAGCTATTAAATTCCACAAGCAAGAGTTGTTAATTTCCAAAGAAGTGAACGATCGACCCTCGGAGGCTTGCACGCAAGGAAATCTAGCAGTAGCTTATCAAGCCATTGGAAGCCTTGATAAATCACTGACACATTACCAACAACACTTGGCTATCTCTCAGGAACTTGGTGATCAATCAAACGAGGCCATTGCTTTGAGTAACTTGGGAAATTTTTACAGTTCTTGCGGCAATTTCTCCAAGGCTATACCCTATTATGAGAATTTCCTATCAATTTGCAGGCATTTGCGAGATCGACTTGGCGAATGTAAAGCGTGTCACAATCTTGGGTATGCTCATTATTCCCTCGGGAATTACTTGGACGCGGTACCATATTACGAGAGAAACGTGACGATGGCAAAGGATCTGGAAGATAGGTCTAGTCTAGGACACGCTTACTGTAATCTAGGACTCGTGTACAGCGCGCTTGGCAAACAAGACAAAGCGCTTGAGTGTCAGAAGGAGTTTTTGACTGTGTCCCAGGAAGCATTGAATGTCCAAGGCGAGTTCAAAGCTTGCGGCAACATCGGAGATATTCATGTTGCCTTAGGAAACACTGACCAAGGTATCCGCTTTTTCCAGGAGCAACTTCAAGTTGCGAAAAAGGCGCAAGTTCTATCACTTGAGAGTGAAGCACGTGGTGCGTTAGGCAGCGCGCACAAGACTGCAGGTAATTTGGAGAAAGCCTTGGCCTCTTTCGAAACTGAGCTACAGCTCAGAAGACGCGTTAATGATTCACTGGGAATCTGCAGGGCTTTGAGTAATTTGGGTGCAATTCACGTAGGTATGCAACGATACAAGGAAGCTTTTGCTTGCTATTCTCAGCAACTGAGCCTTGCCAATGAATTGGACGATTGTATCATGCAAGCTGAAGCGTGTGGCAACTTGGGAATCACCAAAATAAACTCTCATGATTATCAGGAAGCGTTAGGATTTTTCGAGCAACAGATCGCCACTTTAGAGCAAGTTGCTGGCGCTGTGCTCGAAAGCGGACGTGCGTACGGGAATCTTGGCGATTGTTACCACATGCTGAGTGATCACGAGGAGGCCGTAAAATGTTATGAGAAATACCTCGCGGCTGCGCAGCAGTTAGACAGTGCCACTGACCAGGACAAAGCGTATCGTGGACTTGGAAACGCGCACAGAACCATGGGAAATCTCCAGCAAGCGCTagtttgttttgaaaagagATTGGTGGTTGCGCATGAGTTGGCCGATTTCCGCTCCAAGGGAACAGCATATTGTGAACTTGGAAATATGCACAAGATTCTAGGAAATTACGAACAAGCGCTTGCATGTTTTGAGCAGCAATTGTCTTTGGCAAAGCAACGCAATGATTTAATCAACGAAGGAGATGCTCTCTGTGGACTTGGTGTAGTGAATCAGAGGATGGGTGAATATGAGAAGGCGCTGAAACTTCACGAAGAAGAAATGGCTGTTGCCGATAAACAGAACAACATAGAGCGCAAGGGTCGCGCTTCGTACCATCTGGGTATGACACATGAAATTCTCGGAAATTATGAACAGGCGGTGGTCTACCAGGAACAGCATCTTAAAATCGCGTCTGACATTAATGATCAAGGAGCAAAAGCACAGGCTTATAGCTCCTTAGGTAGAATACACCACGCACTGGATAACTATACCCAGGCCATTTCCTACCTCAAACAGGGCCTCGCTATCGTAAAGACGCTGGGAAGgaatgaagacgaagctcgaATCCATCATCGACTTGGTTTGTCATATTTAGCTGATAATCAGCTGGAAATAGCACAGGATCACTTGTACCGTGCAGCAGACTTGCTTGAGAAACTGCGAGAGGAAGGAATCCACACTGGCGAGTACAAAATGTCTTTGTACGAGTTGCAGGCAGCTACCTATCAAGTTTTGCAGCGTGTCTTGGTATCTCAGGGATTCCACGGAGACGCTTTGGCAGTCGCTGAGCGCAGCAGAACCCGAGACTTCATCGGTTTGCTCCAGGAGCGACAAGGAAGTAATCGATTGGAGAACGGCATTTCCAAGTATTTGGAGAATCCGTTGACTTCACCGGAGCATATAACGGACTTTGTGAAAAGCCAGAAATGCAGTGTTTTGTACTACTCGATTGCTGCTGGACACTTGTACAGCTGGCTCATCACACCAAGGAAAGGAATAGTGAAATTTCACGACACTCTTCTTTCTGATGGAGACCACGACAACGAAATAGCGATTGATTTGGATCAGAGTGCCAGTGCTGGGTATTCACCAGGCTCCACCTTGTTAGACTCGTACATCACTCAAGTGAGAGACGCCTTGGGAGTTGAACCACATTTGAATTTAAGTCGTACCGCAAGCCTGTCTGACAGTGAGACAGAGGAAGCCTGGGAACGAGGAAGTATTCTCAGCACCGGTGCGAGTCCACAATCGTACATTTCAGCGGATGAAGATGAAACTATCAGCTTGTCTTCTTTGTCTCTTGGTTCCAGTTTCCGCTCAAGTTCGAGGATGAATTTCTGGTCAAAGAAGAATGTGCGAAAGTTGAACGGTGTAAGAACTAGTAACAAGAAGCTTGGTTGGTCGGGAAAACCCCCTCTTCGTGCTTTGTACGAGTTGCTTATTGCTCCCATGGAAGACGCTTTACCAGCGTCGTCATCTTTTGAGGGCGAAGATTCGGAGCTTGCATTGGTTTTACAAGGAGACTTGTATCTTGTTCCGTTTCCTGTCCTGAAGGGAAGCCTCTCTAAAGAGTATTTGTTTCGACGCTTCCGCTTAATCGTTGTTCCGTCCCTTCAGTCACTGGCCACGAATGGCAAAGTTATGTCGTCAAGAAGATCCGGTTTGGATGCGTCGTCCATCATggtgataggaaatccgaaggTCCCGACTAACTTCGGtcagtgggaatcgaacccaagTGCTGAACACGAAGCGAAGATAGTGGCTGAGCTCTTTAACACCAAACCCTTGCTTAGTAATCTTGCGACCAAGAGCGAAGTAGTCCAAAGATTGCCGAAGGCCGAGTGTGTGCATTTTGCGACTCACGTGTCATGGAAACTCTCATCACTTATCCTTGCGTCGCAAAATAACGATCAGAGATTTTCGACTCCCGCGGGATCGCCCGAAGGTGCAAGCCTTGATATTCTTGGTGATGTGACCTCGCAAGAGGCGCCTGCGCTGTCCGAGTTTCTGCTCACAGCATCTGACATCTTAGATCAAAAGTTATCCGCGAAACTCGTCGTCATCGGCGCTGCGCACAACCACTCGTCTCCTAATCGTATTACTTCGGATGGAGTCATCGCGCTGACAAGATCATTTTTGTCAGCGGGTGCGCAGTGTGTATTGATATCCCTATGGCCAGTCCCTGATCTTGCGTGCAAATTATTGCTCAAAGCATTTTATGGCAGTCTTCTTCAAGGGATGCTGGCCAGTCAAGCGCTGTGTCAAGCTATGCAAGTGGTTCAAGCCACAAAGCAGTTCTCGCACCCATCCAACTGGGCAGGGTTCATGCTGGTGGGCGGGGACAGTGCACTCACAAACAAGGAAGCTTTGATGAGTGGTGCAATTTCAAAGCTCTTGGATAATCCTGGCAACTGCAGAGACGCACTCAAGGTCCTTGTGCATCTG GTCGACAAAGCTCAGCAACGCATTCGTCAAGGCCAGCGGTCGTCCATGTACACAGCTGACGCAAGCATAGATGCCAAAGTAAAAGGAGCCAACGGATGGCGCGAGCTTCTAAAGCTCATTGGTTTCCGGTTTCAAAAGGCTTCTAATGGCATCCCAGACTCTGTTTTCTTCCCATCGGTCACTAGTGGAGTCGCTGATAAACTTGCTGCCGCAAGCAATCATCTGCATGCTTTACTAG GGCTGAGTCCAACCACCCTTCAGGCGCTGTCAAAACTCGTCAACGCTCATGCTGTTAACACGGCGCTTGTTTCATTG TTTAGCCATGTTCTTTCGTGTTTCGCCCAAGGAATGAACAATGTTCAGGTCCCTCTGAAGCTCAAACTTTGGCGCACCATAGGATGCCATGAGCTTCTCGCTTCTCTCGGCTTTGATCTGATCGGTGTTGGCAAAGATGAAGTGATGCTGAGATCTGGCAAAGCAAACAGCAGGCGCGCCGTGCAATGCACAGTACAGGCTCTGTGTGCTCTTACTG ATTCAGAGAATCCCGCTGAAAAAGAAGATCCTACCTTCAAGCTCACCAAGGTTCACTCGGCATCTACAATCATCTCCAGCCTGTCACTTATTTCAGCTTCGATGGAATCAGACCTCGACAACAGGACCAGAGATAGCGAGGGCTCCACACAGGATATCACAAAGAACTCAAGTGTGAGGTCCAAAACCAGCATCACCTCACGGCCTGTCAAGTCCGAGGCCCACTTGTCCAGTGAAGCCAGTCTTCCAGTGTCGGTACCAGACCCTGAAAGAAAAACCGTGCCCGCGCGAGGGTTGTCCAAAGCACAGGCATTGCCGTTTTCAAGCGCGAATAAACACTCGAATTTTAACGGTCACGTTCGGACTAATAAAAGGAGTCCTTCAGTGTCCGCCATTACGGACCATTCTCGGACGACTTCGGTAGCCGATCCGTCCGATTCGGATATAGACAGTTACTCGGACATTGTCGGAAAGCGGCGTTCGTTAAAGGACTCCGATAGCCATAACTTCGTAGACCTCAAAAGGGGTGACTCGAAACAAAATGCCAGAGAGTTGGTAGAAAATACGAACGTTCGTTCGTGGGCGTCGAATCCGAATCCTAATGGAAGCTTTGTCTCCAGAGTTAAGGATAAGCAAGATACAGTCATCGAAAACCCTGCTAGAGTTGGAAAGCAGATCTCTAGAACTTTTGAGCCATCGACTAGTGTGGGGAAATCTTTACCGAATCTATTGAGTATTAATGGAAATGGTTTAGCTCGTAATAATGTTCCATACGTGGTTCGACGACCAAGAAGGACGCGCAGTGAAAGCCAGGATCCAGTAGTGCACAACGGATCTCGATCCTCTCCGAATGGCCGGTCAAAATCCGTTCCTAGACCGAGAGAGAATGGGTCCAGTGACGAGGAGGAGGTAGAGCATGCGCACGGTAAAGGACCGAAACGTAGTAACAGTGATTTGCGAGGCAAACACGTGATAATTGGAAGAGAAAGAAACAATCAAAATGGCCCACAGCTTTTGAGAGTTTCTAGTGTGGATTCACCAGTAAGAGACGAATCTCTGAGAACTAAACCTGCGCTTA